In the genome of Candidatus Krumholzibacteriia bacterium, one region contains:
- a CDS encoding PfkB family carbohydrate kinase: protein MSTAAPRARLESCLEAFPRQRIAVIGDLALDEFVHGRTARVSREAPVLILRHESTDRLPGCAGNAARNVAALGGAAFAVGLLGEDEAGTALAELLRDCGVDTAGVVRLPQGRTWRKTRFTAGDLHTVQQQVMRLDHEPEYGSPDLWRGALLAAVEAALQRATGILLCDYGGGVLDASTRPLVLELCRRRGVPVLADSRYALDSFAGVTCATPNETEIEPILGRALANDADVEAAGLELQRRLRCPALVITRGRLGMTVFDGTAPLHLPAYGDEAVDVAGAGDTVAAAVVLALAAGSSVGDAARLANYAASRVVRQRGTAVTERSGVLDCLRHDAAPR, encoded by the coding sequence GGACGAGTTCGTGCACGGTCGCACCGCTCGCGTCTCCCGCGAGGCTCCCGTGCTCATCCTGCGCCACGAGAGCACCGATCGCCTCCCCGGTTGTGCGGGCAACGCGGCGCGCAACGTCGCCGCCTTGGGCGGCGCAGCGTTCGCCGTCGGTCTGCTCGGGGAGGACGAGGCGGGAACGGCGCTGGCAGAGTTGCTGCGCGACTGCGGCGTCGACACCGCCGGCGTGGTCCGACTGCCGCAGGGTCGCACCTGGAGGAAGACGCGCTTCACCGCCGGGGACCTGCACACGGTGCAACAGCAGGTGATGCGCCTCGACCACGAACCCGAGTACGGGTCGCCGGATCTCTGGCGCGGGGCCTTGCTCGCGGCGGTGGAAGCAGCGCTGCAGCGCGCCACGGGGATCCTGCTTTGCGATTACGGCGGCGGTGTCCTCGACGCCAGCACCCGTCCCCTAGTGCTCGAGCTCTGCCGGCGCCGCGGCGTGCCAGTGCTGGCGGATTCGCGTTATGCCTTGGACAGCTTCGCCGGCGTGACCTGCGCCACACCGAACGAGACCGAGATCGAACCCATCCTCGGGCGCGCCCTGGCCAACGACGCCGACGTCGAAGCCGCCGGTCTCGAGCTGCAGCGACGGCTCCGCTGTCCAGCCCTCGTCATCACCCGGGGTCGGCTCGGCATGACCGTCTTCGACGGCACGGCGCCGTTGCATCTGCCGGCCTACGGCGACGAAGCGGTGGACGTGGCCGGCGCCGGGGACACCGTCGCCGCCGCGGTCGTCCTCGCCCTCGCCGCCGGCAGCAGCGTCGGCGACGCCGCCCGTCTCGCCAACTATGCCGCCTCCAGGGTGGTGCGGCAGCGTGGCACCGCGGTGACCGAACGGAGCGGCGTGCTCGACTGCCTGCGTCACGACGCCGCACCGCGATGA
- a CDS encoding adenylyltransferase/cytidyltransferase family protein, whose protein sequence is MKLERYFEAVEPLARHLHALGSERIVLANGCFDLLHVGHVRYLEAARALGNVLVVGLNSDASVRALKGPGRPRMPEGERAELLLALRAVDYVARFEELDVSRVLEVLRPAFHAKGTDYSVETVPEYAVAQRLGVRTVIVGDPKAHSSRDLGPERRL, encoded by the coding sequence ATGAAGCTCGAGCGCTACTTCGAGGCGGTCGAACCTCTCGCCCGCCACCTGCACGCCCTGGGCAGCGAGCGGATCGTGCTGGCGAACGGCTGCTTCGATCTCCTGCACGTGGGCCACGTGCGCTACCTGGAGGCGGCGCGCGCCCTCGGCAACGTTCTCGTCGTGGGCTTGAACAGCGACGCCTCGGTCCGCGCCCTCAAGGGCCCCGGGCGCCCGCGAATGCCGGAAGGCGAGCGCGCCGAGCTGTTGCTGGCGCTGCGCGCCGTGGACTACGTCGCCCGTTTCGAGGAACTCGACGTGAGCCGGGTGCTTGAGGTGCTCCGCCCGGCGTTCCACGCCAAGGGCACCGACTACAGCGTGGAAACCGTCCCGGAGTACGCGGTGGCCCAGCGGCTCGGCGTGCGCACGGTGATCGTCGGCGATCCCAAGGCGCATTCGAGCCGCGACCTCGGTCCCGAACGGCGCCTATGA